The stretch of DNA CGTGAATTTAATCAAGAGCGGTTGCCTATTATGGGGAATGCAAGTTTTGGACATAATGAACCTAAATTTACGCTTCCATATGGCGTCCTTGCGACCCTTTCAGTGGACGCCCTTACTTTTAGCATAGATGAAGTGGCGGTTACGGCAGAATCCGATTAAAGTGTCAAAAGTGATTAAATTGGTTGATATAAGTTGACGAAAATATTGACAACGCTTACATTTTCGTTGTAATATGATTGCAAGTTGATATTTAGCTAGAGACTAAGAGACTTCTATTCGCGTTTAATACTGTTTAATGCGTATTGAAGTCTTTTTCTATTTAAAGGGAGGAAAAAGAATGAATGTCTACTTAGCCGAGTTTTTCGGTACAGCATTACTTTTACTCATGGGTGGTGGCGTTGTTGCAAATGTGAGTTTGAAAAAAACGAACGCCAATGGTGCAGACTGGATTGTTATCGCAATTGGATGGGGCCTCGCAGTAGTATTAGGCGTCTATGCGGTGGGGCAAATTTCTGGCGCACATTTAAACCCTGCTGTAACATTAGCCTTAGCCATTAACGGAGATTTTTCATGGGCACAAGTACCTGGTTATATGATTGCGCAATTACTGGGTGGTATTTTGGGTGGTATGTTAACTTGGCTCATGTATTTACCGCATTGGCGTGCAACTGAGGAACCTGCAACGAAACTCGGGGTATTTGCAACTGGTCCTGCATTAAAAAACTATATTGCAAATTTTATATCAGAGATTATCGGAACAGCGGTGTTAACATCAGGACTTTTGTATATCGGTGCGAACAAATTTACAGATGGTTTAAACCCATTGATTGTTGGCGCATTGATTGTAGCCATCGGTTTAAGTTTAGGAGGTACGACAGGGTATGCGATTAATCCAGCACGGGACTTAGGCCCACGTATTGCTCATGCGATTTTACCTATTCATGGTAAAGGTTCAAGTGGATGGGGTTATGCGATCGTGCCGGTCATTGGACCACTAGTTGGGGGTATGCTAGGGACAGTGTTGTATCGACTCGTATTCAAAAGTATTTTTGATGGATGGACGATTGCAACAATCGTCATTTTAATCCTTACATTATTGTTAGGTAAAATTTTAAACCAAAAAACACCTAAAGAAGAAATTGCACAAATATAAAAATACAACATGGATGTATGAATAACAATGAGAGAATGACAAGGCTTCTCTGATAGGTGAATGAATATAGAAGTCTGGTCACTCTTGTTGACATAAAGCCTTGTGGTTGTATAGAGTGAAGTGACAAAAGATTGACGTGTGGTGGATTCATCGCCACACCATGTTTTTCTACAAGTTAATATTTGAAACAGAGACGAAGTGTTGAGAGGAGATCATATTATGGGAAATTATATTTTATCAATAGACCAAGGTACGACAAGTTCACGTGCGATTTTATTCAATGAAGAAGGTGGAATTGTAGGCGTTGCCCAGCGAGAATTTAAACAACATTTTCCAAAAGCGGGTTGGGTAGAACATGATGCGAATGAAATTTGGACGTCGGTTTTATCTGTTATGGCGTCAGTTTTGAATGAAAATAATGTATCCGCTAAAGAAATTAAAGGAATTGGTATTACGAATCAGCGTGAAACGACGGTCGTATGGGATAAAAACACAGGGCGTCCCATCTATAATGCCATCGTTTGGCAATCACGACAAACGCAACAAATTTGTGATGCGTTGAAAAATGAGGGATATGAACAATTATTTAGGGATAAAACGGGATTATTGTTAGATCCTTATTTTTCAGGTACGAAGGTAAAATGGATTTTGGATAAAGTTGAAGGCGCACGTGAAAGTGCAGAAAAAGGCGATGTATTGTTTGGTACGATTGATTCATGGCTCGTTTGGAAATTGTCAGGCGGTCGTGCGCATGTGACCGATTATTCCAATGCAAGTCGTACATTAATGTATAACATTCACGAATTAAAATGGGATGATGAGCTTCTTGAACTATTAGATGTTCCAAAGGCGATGTTACCTGAAGTCAAACCTTCGAGTGAAGTATACTGCGAAACAATCGATTATCATTTCTTTGGTGAGAACGTACCGATTGCTGGAATTGCTGGCGATCAACAGGCGGCATTGTTCGGGCAAGCATGCTTTGAACGTGGCGATATCAAAAACACATATGGTACAGGTGGTTTCATGTTAATGAACACAGGCGAAGAAGCTGTGAAGTCAGGCAATGGTTTGCTCACGACAATCGCATATGGTATCGATGGTAAAGTCAATTACGCCTTAGAAGGTTCAATCTTTGTATCGGGCTCTGCGATTCAATGGTTAAGAGATGGGCTGAGAATGATTAATTCTGCACCGCAATCTGAAGACTATGCAAAACGCGTTGATTCTACTGAAGGGGTGTACGTTGTTCCTGCATTTGTTGGTTTGGGAACGCCATATTGGGATTCTGATGCACGTGGCGCAATTTTCGGATTAACGCGTGGTACAGAAAAAGAACACTTCATTCGTGCGACGCTTGAGTCATTATGTTATCAAACACGTGATGTCATTGAAGCTATGGCACAAGACTCAGGGATTGAAGTGAACAGTTTGCGCGTAGATGGTGGTGCAGTTAAAAATAATTTCCTAATGCAATTCCAAGCCGACTTAGTTAATATCAGCGTAGAACGTCCAGAAATCAATGAAACAACAGCCCTAGGTGCGGCTTATTTAGCTGGTTTGGCAACAGGATTTTGGAAGGACAAATCAGAAATTACGAGTCGTTGGAAATTAGAAAAAGCTTTCGAACCATCAATGGACAATAAGGAAAGTGATCGATTATACAAAGGATGGAAGAAAGCTGTAGAAGCCACACAAGTTTTTAAAATAGACGAGGCATAAGCCGTATGATATACTGTAGGTAAGTTAATAGCATAACGCGAGAAAAGAAGAGACTTTGTTCGTACAACTTGATGAAGGTGTATAGGCGGAGTCTCTCTTTTTATGAAATTAGGAGGCGAAATATATGAGTTTATCGACATTGAAACGTGATTCGGTGAAGCAGCGAATGAAAAATGAGGAATATGATGTTATTGTTGTAGGTGGCGGCATTACGGGGGCAGGTGTCGCTTTAGATGCATCAGCGAGAGGAATGAAAGTGGCGCTTGTTGAAATGCAAGACTTTGCACAGGGAACGAGTTCACGTTCGACAAAATTAGTACATGGCGGTTTACGCTACTTAAAGCAATTTCAAGTGGGGGTTGTTGCTGAAACAGGTAAAGAACGTGCCATCGTCTATGAAAATGGGCCACACGTCACGACACCAGAATGGATGTTATTACCGATGCACAAAGGTGGTACATTTGGTAAATTCTCAACTTCAATCGGCTTAGCGATGTATGACCGATTAGCAGGGGTAAAAAAATCAGAACGAAAAAAAATGTTAAGTAAGAAAGAAACTTCTGCGAAAGAACCGCTTGTTAAACAAGAAGGATTAAAAGGCGGCGGTTATTACGTAGAATACCGTACGGATGATGCACGATTAACGATAGAAGTAATGAAAAAAGCAGCTGAACAAGGTGCAGACATCATGAACTATGTCAAAGTGAATAACTTCTTATATGATCATAAAGAAAAAGTGAATGGTGTCATGGTGATTGATCGCCTTGCTAATGAAACATTTGAAATTAGAGGTAAAAAAGTCGTGAATGCGACAGGACCTTGGGTAGATGAAGTGCGTAGTGCAGATTATTCTAAAAACAATAAACAACTGCGATTAACAAAAGGTGTTCACGTTGTTATTGACCAATCGAAGTTCCCATTGCGTCAAGCGGTATACTTTGATACTGAGAAAGATGGGCGTATGATTTTTGCGATTCCACGTGATGGCAAGGCGTACGTCGGAACTACAGATACATTTTATAATAATGACAAATCAAAACCACTCGTCAACCAAGAAGATCGAGATTATTTGGTTGAAGCGATTAACTACATGTTCCCAACTGTACATGTGACAGATGCAGATATTGAATCGACATGGGCAGGCGTTCGTCCGCTTATATATGAAGAAGGAAAAGACCCTTCAGAAATTTCACGAAAAGATGAAGTTTGGGAAGGTAAATCAGGCCTACTTACCATTGCAGGAGGAAAATTAACAGGCTATCGTCATATGGCATTAGAAATTGTAGATTTAGTTGAGAAACGACTTAAACAAGAATACAAATTAAAATTTAATCAAGTTGACACAAAACATATTCCTATTTCTGGTGGAGATGTTGGAGGTAGTGCAAACTTTGAACAATTTGTTGAAGAGAAAGTGGCGTTAGCAGACGCGTATAATCTGGACCAAAACTTAGCACGTCGATTTGCAACAAAATTTGGTTCGAATGTCGACGATTTATTCGAGATTGCGCAAGCAGCACAACATCAAAATACAGGCTTGCCGTTAGAACTTTACGTTGAATTAGTCTATGGTGTACAGAACGAGTTAGTGATTAAACCAACGGACTTCTTAGTGCGTCGTACAGGTGCTTTATATTTTGATATTGATTCCGTTCTCCGTTATAAAGATACTGTTATCGATGTCTTAGCTGATTTAGTGGGGTACGATGCAAATACAAAAGCGATTTACAAAGCAGAATTAGAAGAAGCCATTCAAGAAGCACGACACGGTCAACATCAACCAGCTGAAAAATAATTTTAAAATCGTATTATCACTGGGATTGGAACATCATCTTGTTCCAATCCCTTTAATTCGTTATCAAAATTGCGCTATAAATCGAGGTTTCATATTTTTAAGTCTGCAACTGAGGATGTACGGGATGGAATTGACTTTTTATAAGAGGCAGTCAAAAGATGTGAGTTGAGCACTCAAATGTCTGTTGAAAAATCAAAAGACAACAAAATACATGTGATCGTTATATGTGATGCACCATTAAAGTGTTCAAAATGCGTGAATATGGTAAAGTTGAATTAATGACATAAAATCGGAGAGGTGAGCGAATATGGTAAAATCAGAAGCCATGAAAATTGCTGTCATGGATGGAACGATGTTAGAAGCTAGAGTGGATCAGGCAGACTTTGAAGCAGTAGGCATTGTACATATTTTTCATGGCATGTCGGAACATATGGATCGTTATGCACAATTGGTTGAAAAACTCAATCAACAAGGATAACATGTCATCCGGCATAATCATCGTGGACATGGCGTTGAAGTGGACGGCGTACGGGGGCATTTTGATTCAATAGCGCAAGTTGTACAAGATGCATACGAAATTCAAAGTACTTTGCGCGCTCAATTTGATTCACAGTTACCAGTGATTTTGCTAGGGCACTCAATGGGGTCCATCATTGCAAGACAATTTGTTCAAACGTTTCCTAAGGCTGTACAAGGGTTAGTTCTAAGCGGAACGGGTTATTATCCATCATGGTATTATCGCCTTGTTTTACCGATATTGAAAAGTGTGACATTGATATTTGGGAAAAAGCGACGTCTGAAATGGTTGAATCATTTAACAACTGGGCGTTTCAACAAAAACTTCAAACCTGTCCGTACAACGAGTGACTGGTTAAGTTCGGATCGAACAGAAGTGGATGGATTTATCCAAGATCCGTATACTGGATTTTTAGTATCGAATCAACTGATTTATAGTGTGCTCTATGCAATGATGTTGACCACACGCCAGAAAAACATTTTGAAAATGGATCACACGCTCCCTATTCTCCTCGTATCTGGCAAAGATGATCCATTTGGTGGGAATGGCAAAGGAATTCGACAACTTGGTAAAGTTTATAAAAAAGGTGGCATGGATCATGTTACTGTTCAAATTTATAAAAATAAAAGACATGAAATTTTATTTGAAAAAGATAAAACAACGGTGTGGCGTCATATGTTAGACTGGATGAGTCGACAAATTATCAAAAGTAAAAAGTAGGTGAACGGGGTGTCACAAAATAAACCCTTTGTCATAGCGATTGTTGGACCGACAGCCAGTGGAAAAACTGAGTTCGGTGTAGCGCTAGCAAAAGAAATTAATGGAGAGATTATTAGTGGAGACGCTATGCAAATCTATCAAGGGATGGATATTGGTACTGCAAAAGTAACGGCAAAAGAAATGGAAGGAATTCCGCATCATCTCATCAATATTTTAAAACCTGATGAAACATATTCAGTGTACGACTTTCAACAACAAGCACAACGGTTGATTGAAGAAATTACGAATCGAGGAAAAGTTCCAATTATCGTCGGTGGGACAGGGCTTTATATACAGTCAGTGATTTACAATTATCAGTTTGATGACGAAGCGGTTTCCCCAGCTGTTGCTGAACGAGTGAAACAACAAATGGCGATGTTATCTAGTTATTCAAATCATGAATTACATGAATATTTAGGGACATTCGATCCGGAATCTCAACGTGTGATTCATCCTAATAATCGTAAAAGGGTGGAACGGGCGATTGCGTATTATTTACAGACAAAAAAAGTTTTAAGTAATCGCAAGAAAAGTACCCAATTGACTGAAAATTATGATACATTATTACTAGGGATGAAAATGTCGCGCGATACCTTATATTCAAGGATAAATAATCGTGTTGATGTCATGTTGTCTCATGGTTTATTGGATGAAGTGCAAGAACTTATTGAATTAGGTTATGAATCGTGTCAAAGTATGCAAGCCATCGGTTATAAAGAAATTATACCGGTGATTAAAAATGAAGTTCCACTGGATGAGGCGATTGAACGACTCAAACAGCATTCACGTAATTATGCGAAAAGGCAAATGACTTGGTTTACAAATAAACTTAATGTTCATTGGTTAGATAGAGAGAAGATGTCACTTACTTCAATGTTATCTGAGCTGAAACCCCTAATAAATAAAAGGAGAAATGAACATGATTGAGAAACGTAACATTCAAGATGAGTACCTAGAGAAATTTAAAGAAGAGGGTAAAGAACTAACGGTATTTTTAACGAATGGTTTCCAATTACGCGGTACAATTGTTGATTTTGACCAATATGTAATTGATATACTCTCCCAAGGGCGTCACCATTTAATTTACAAACACGCAATAAGCACATTTTTAGAAGGTACGAACTAAATTGATGTTAATGGAGTGGAGTGACCTCATATCGTGTCACTTCATCAATGCGGAGACAGCGCCAACCTCTATTTTCCGAAAGGAGTTAGCGGTGTCTCTCCACTTTTAATTATCAATCTACTGTTCATTAGGGAAATCACCGAATAATTAAAGGGCAACAAGGGTGTTGTGGCACCCGTCGCTCATTTCATGTGACAGGGCATGACGATGTTATGAGTCACAAAAACAAATCAATCCAGAACTGCTGATCAGTTGAAATAAAGAAACATCACCTTTTTCGTATTCACGACGATTGAAAGGGTGATGTTTTCTTATGGCGTTTATAATAATTTTTCAATATCATCTATCAAATGTTCAGGTGTTTTTTGTGGTGAAAAACGTTTAACGACGTGACCTTCACGATCAATTAAAAATTTAGTAAAATTCCACTTAATCTTATCACCAAAAACACCAGACTTTTGCGATTTTAGGTATTGATAGAGTGGGTGTGCATGTTCACCATTGACTTCAATTTTTTCATGCATTGGAAAAGTCACACCATAATTGAGTTGGCAGTTGGTTGCAGCTTCAGCCCCGCTACCAGGTTCTTGCTTGCCAAATTGATTGCTTGGAAAACCTAATACCGTAAATCCTCGGTCACTATAGGTTTCATAAAGTTTTTGCAAACCTTGAAATTGCGGTGTTAAACCACATTCACTGGCTGTGTTCACGATGAGTAGGACGTCTCCTTTGTATTGCGACAGTGGATAAGTTGTACCATCCGTTTTTGGGACTTCAATATCATATAAATGCATTGTTTTCACCTCTAAAACAAATATAACACAATCAGCCTATATAGTCTTAAGTGATACACTGTGTTAGAATACGGATTGATATGTTAAAAGAAAATGGTGATAAGATGGGTAAAACAGAACTCCATTTAACTCAAAGCGCAAAAGAAACGGCAGTATTAGTCGGTGTAGACGTTTATCAGTCAGATTATGATTTTGACAGTACAATGGCTGAATTAAACGCTTTAGCCTATACATGTGATTTAGAAGTTAAAGGGCAGTGGAGCCAACATAGAAATCATGTTGACTATAAATTTTATATCGGTAAAGGGAAATTGGCGGAGATTAAAGACTTTATTGCGTTTCATGATATTGATGTGGTTGTAACCAACGATGAATTAACGACGACACAATCAAAAAATTTAAACACGCAATTGGGTGTCAAGATTATCGACCGGACCCAATTAATCCTAGAGATTTTTGCGTTGAGAGCAAGAAGCAAGGAAGGGAAACTTCAAGTCGAATATGCACAGCTAGACTATTTATTGCCTCGACTCATGGGGCATGGTAAAAGTTTATCCCGTTTAGGCGGAGGTATCGGTACGAGGGGTCCTGGTGAAACGAAACTCGAAACCGACCGACGTCATATCCGAACACGTATGAATGAAATTAAACGTAAACTCAGCGAAGTGGAAGCGCATCGAGAACGTTATCGAAATAAAAGAGGACAAAACCATGTGTTTCAAGCAGCACTCATCGGCTATACAAACGCTGGCAAGTCTTCATGGTTTAATACATTAACCGATGCAGCCACTTACGAACAAGATTTACTTTTTGCAACGTTGGATCCTAAGGCGCGGCAACTTAACATTAATAATGGATTTGAAATGGTCATTTCGGATACAGTAGGCTTTATTCAAAAATTGCCGACATCGCTCATCGAAGCGTTTAAATCTACATTAGAAGAAGCACGACAAGCAGACTTGCTCATCCATGTGGTCGATGCCAGTCATGCCGATTACAAAATTCAATATGATACCGTTAAGGAAATTATTCGTGAACTTGACATGGATTACATCCCTCAAGTGGTCATTTTTAACAAGCGTGATTTACATACGGGAGCGCGACCCATTGCAGATCAAGTGTCCGTATTTGTATCGTCTAAAAATCCAGATGATATCGAAAAAGTAAAAACATTAATTATTGAAGCGATTCAAAAACAATTCCGATTTTATCAAATACAATTAGAGAGTCAATGTGCTGAAAAGTTATATCAACTTAAACAACAGACCTTAGTGACTCGTCTTGAATATGATGAAGAGACAGATCAATACATGATAGAAGGCTATCAAAAACAATAGAAAGAAGCGGGAACATGACACAATTATCACAACTTATTGAAGAAATAGAAACGATACTCGTACCATATTTTAGAGAAATTGAGGCGCGTGCGCTTAAAAATCAACAACGTGTTTTAGATGCGTTTCATCAAGTGAAGATTACTGAAGCGGATTTAGTAGGATCAACGGGTTACGGATATGATGATGCTGGAAGAGATCATCTCGAAGCGGTTTATGCGGCAACATTTAAAGCAGAAGATGCGCTAGTGAGACCGCAACTCATTTCAGGTACACACGCGATTACAGTGGCACTACAAAGTATGTTAAAGCCAGGTGAAAGCTTGATGTACATTACTGGAAGTCCTTATGATACTTTGTTAGAAGTGATCGGCGTGAGTGGAACGGGCATTGAAAGCCTAAAAGAATATGGGATACATTATCAAGAAGTTGAACTTAAAGCAGGACATATAGATATCGAAAAAGTATTACATACCATTGATGAGACAACAAAAGTCGTCGCAATTCAACGTTCCAAAGGGTATGATCAACGTCCATCTATTTCTATAGATGAAATTGAGAAAGCAATTCAGAGCATTAAAGCACAGCATCCAGATGTCATTATTTTCGTTGACAATTGTTATGGTGAATTTGTGGAGACAAAAGAGCCGGTCGAAGTTGGGGCTGATTTAATGGCAGGATCGCTCATTAAAAATCCAGGGGGTGGATTAGCGAAAATTGGAGGCTATATTGTTGGACGACAAGAATTAGTCGCTCGGTGTGGTTATCGTTTAACAGCACCTGGTATAGGCAAAGAGGCAGGTGCGTCATTGGATGCGTTACAGGCCATGTATCAAGGTTTTTTTATGAGCCCTCATATCGTTAGTCAGAGTTTAAAAGGCGCCCTTTTTACAAGTTTATTGTTAGAGCGTTTAAATATGCGTACGTCCCCACGTTATGATGAACCACGTACAGATTTAATTCAAACCGTGTCATTCGGTAACCAAGAACAAATGATTCGTTTCTGTCAAAGTATTCAACATGCTTCTCCAATTAACGCCCATTTTAACCCTGAACCAAGTGCGATGCCGGGTTACGAAGATGCTGTTATTATGGCTGCAGGAACATTCATACAAGGCGCATCAATTGAACTGACTGCCGACGGACCGATTCGCCCACCTTATGAAGTATACGTACAAGGAGGCCTCACCTATGAACATGTCAAAATCGCAGTCATACGTGCAGTCGGAACTTTAATAGAAGATGGCCTAATTTCAATAAAATAAAATATTTTTACTCTTATAGTATAAAAACACACTCATATGAAAGGTCGGAATAATCAGAAATGTTGTAGTGGCAGGTGTTTTTAGGTATATGTTAGGTTTCCTGACACATTTTTGAAATGTTGAAATAGGTATGCTATTGTAAAAGCAAGTTCAAAAAGTCAAGGAGATGTGGGAGATGGACAACGATAAAATTCGCCGAAACATGCCTGTATTTCCGATGAGTGTTGTCAGTCGATTAACGGAATTGTCACCACGACAAATTCGTTATTACGAAACACATGAACTTGTTACCCCTTCGCGTACAGTGGGAAACAAACGTCTCTTTTCACTGAATGATTTAGAAACATTACTTTCAATTAAACATTTATTGGAAAAAGGGTTTAATATGAAAGGAATTAAACAAATCATGTTAACGGATGACGTTAATCCATTGAATGATGAAGAGGCGCAATTGAGAAAGCAGATGCTCGTGGATACGACACAGAAACCACAACGTGATTCGATACCTTTGAATCGTGGAGATTTATCGCGCTTTTTTAAATAACTTATACTGGAGGACATTTTTTAATGCCAAAACAACACTTTACTAAAGATGATATCAGACGCTTTGCCAAAGAAGAAAACGTACGCTATTTACGCTTACAATTTACTGATATTTTAGGGACAATTAAAAACGTTGAAGTACCAGTAAGCCAATTAGAAAAAGTATTGGACAATGAAATGATGTTTGATGGCTCTTCCATTGAAGGCTTCGTTCGTATTGAGGAATCAGATATGTATTTATACCCTGATTTGGATACGTGGGTTATTTTCCCTTGGACAGCGGGACAAGGAAAAGTAGCACGTTTAATCTGTGATATTTACACGACAGATCACGAACCATTTTCTGGAGACCCACGCAGCAATTTAAAACGTGTATTAAAAGAAATGGAAGCTTTAGGTTACACGGATTTTAACTTAGGGCCTGAACCTGAATTTTTCTTATTTAAGTTAGATGAAAAAGGCGAACCAACAATGGAATTAAATGATCACGGTGGGTATTTCGATTTAGCACCAACGGACTTAGGTGAAAATTGTCGTCGTGATATCGTCCTTGAATTAGAAGACATGGGCTTTGATATTGAAGCTTCACATCATGAAGTGGCGCCAGGTCAACATGAAATTGATTTCAAATATGCAGATGCTGTAACAGCTTGTGACAACATTCAAACTTTTAAATTGGTCGTAAAGACAATTGCACGTAAACACAACTTACATGCGACGTTTATGCCGAAACCATTGTTTGGCGTTAACGGAAGTGGGATGCACTTTAATGTTTCACTATTCAAAGGGAAAGAAAATGCATTCTATGATGAAAATAGCGAAATGCAATTAACAGAAGATGCATATCACTTTATTGCAGGTATTATGAAAAATGCTCGAGGTTATACAGCAGTGTGTAACCCACTTGTCAATTCATACAAACGTCTTGTGCCTGGATATGAGGCACCAAGTTACATCGCTTGGAGTGGTAAAAACCGCTCGCCATTAGTTCGTGTCCCAAGTTCGCGCGGTTTATCGACACGTGTTGAAATCCGTTCAGTTGATCCTGCAGCGAATCCATATATGGCATTAGCGACAATATTACAAGCTGGTTTAGATGGCATTAAAAATAAATTAGAAGTGCCAAAACCAGTAAATCAAAACATTTATGAAATGAACCGTGAAGAACGTGAAGCAGTCGGCATTGAAGACTTACCATCCACACTTTACACAGCTTTAAAAGCAATGCGTGAGAATCCAATCGTTAAAGAAGCACTGGGTGACCACATCTATCACCAATTTATCAACTCTAAGTCTATTGAATGGGATTATTACCGCACGCAAGTGTCTGAATGGGAAGTTGAGCAGTATATGAAACAGTATTAATAGGTTGAACCCTTGAAGCTATGCGCTTTGAGGGTTTTTGTTTTGCACATAGTTTTTTCTTTTTATGTTAATTGGGTGCAAAATGGGGGAGATCAAATTAAGGATAGCGGGATAAAGTATCTTGAATAACTGACACACTTAATTTGACAAACCTAGAAAAAGGGAGCAGAAATAATTAAAACATAGTAAATGCGTCCTTATTGCTGTTTTAATTTACGGATGCTCAATTAGTGACCTTGACCTAACAAATTTCCTGTTATGTGTCACTTTACGTGGATTTGTGTCCGATTTGGGCACAAACCCACTCGTGATTTATTTAAAATTAGGATCTAACCAATAATTGTTTGCATAACTTCTTGCATTTTCTCTTATCTTATAAATGTTATCTTTATTTAAATTTTTAATTAGATCTTTATCAAAACTCATTTTTAAAATAATATTGTTATGTTTATTCAGCTTATTATCTTCTGTTTTCTTTTCTACACTAATAACAACATTATCGATGTTTAATTTTGTTTTTTTAACACCCAACACCGCTTTACCTGCACCATCTTGCATTTCACGAACAACAGAGTCTTTATTAAATCCGCTAAAATCTTTCAAAGTGATAGCAACTATTTTGTCGTTTTCATTATAGATTATTTTTGAAAAATTTTTTTCTCCAACTTCATTTTTGATTGACTTTTCTAATT from Staphylococcus lutrae encodes:
- a CDS encoding MIP/aquaporin family protein, which encodes MNVYLAEFFGTALLLLMGGGVVANVSLKKTNANGADWIVIAIGWGLAVVLGVYAVGQISGAHLNPAVTLALAINGDFSWAQVPGYMIAQLLGGILGGMLTWLMYLPHWRATEEPATKLGVFATGPALKNYIANFISEIIGTAVLTSGLLYIGANKFTDGLNPLIVGALIVAIGLSLGGTTGYAINPARDLGPRIAHAILPIHGKGSSGWGYAIVPVIGPLVGGMLGTVLYRLVFKSIFDGWTIATIVILILTLLLGKILNQKTPKEEIAQI
- the glpK gene encoding glycerol kinase GlpK, producing MGNYILSIDQGTTSSRAILFNEEGGIVGVAQREFKQHFPKAGWVEHDANEIWTSVLSVMASVLNENNVSAKEIKGIGITNQRETTVVWDKNTGRPIYNAIVWQSRQTQQICDALKNEGYEQLFRDKTGLLLDPYFSGTKVKWILDKVEGARESAEKGDVLFGTIDSWLVWKLSGGRAHVTDYSNASRTLMYNIHELKWDDELLELLDVPKAMLPEVKPSSEVYCETIDYHFFGENVPIAGIAGDQQAALFGQACFERGDIKNTYGTGGFMLMNTGEEAVKSGNGLLTTIAYGIDGKVNYALEGSIFVSGSAIQWLRDGLRMINSAPQSEDYAKRVDSTEGVYVVPAFVGLGTPYWDSDARGAIFGLTRGTEKEHFIRATLESLCYQTRDVIEAMAQDSGIEVNSLRVDGGAVKNNFLMQFQADLVNISVERPEINETTALGAAYLAGLATGFWKDKSEITSRWKLEKAFEPSMDNKESDRLYKGWKKAVEATQVFKIDEA
- a CDS encoding glycerol-3-phosphate dehydrogenase/oxidase, with protein sequence MSLSTLKRDSVKQRMKNEEYDVIVVGGGITGAGVALDASARGMKVALVEMQDFAQGTSSRSTKLVHGGLRYLKQFQVGVVAETGKERAIVYENGPHVTTPEWMLLPMHKGGTFGKFSTSIGLAMYDRLAGVKKSERKKMLSKKETSAKEPLVKQEGLKGGGYYVEYRTDDARLTIEVMKKAAEQGADIMNYVKVNNFLYDHKEKVNGVMVIDRLANETFEIRGKKVVNATGPWVDEVRSADYSKNNKQLRLTKGVHVVIDQSKFPLRQAVYFDTEKDGRMIFAIPRDGKAYVGTTDTFYNNDKSKPLVNQEDRDYLVEAINYMFPTVHVTDADIESTWAGVRPLIYEEGKDPSEISRKDEVWEGKSGLLTIAGGKLTGYRHMALEIVDLVEKRLKQEYKLKFNQVDTKHIPISGGDVGGSANFEQFVEEKVALADAYNLDQNLARRFATKFGSNVDDLFEIAQAAQHQNTGLPLELYVELVYGVQNELVIKPTDFLVRRTGALYFDIDSVLRYKDTVIDVLADLVGYDANTKAIYKAELEEAIQEARHGQHQPAEK
- the miaA gene encoding tRNA (adenosine(37)-N6)-dimethylallyltransferase MiaA; this translates as MSQNKPFVIAIVGPTASGKTEFGVALAKEINGEIISGDAMQIYQGMDIGTAKVTAKEMEGIPHHLINILKPDETYSVYDFQQQAQRLIEEITNRGKVPIIVGGTGLYIQSVIYNYQFDDEAVSPAVAERVKQQMAMLSSYSNHELHEYLGTFDPESQRVIHPNNRKRVERAIAYYLQTKKVLSNRKKSTQLTENYDTLLLGMKMSRDTLYSRINNRVDVMLSHGLLDEVQELIELGYESCQSMQAIGYKEIIPVIKNEVPLDEAIERLKQHSRNYAKRQMTWFTNKLNVHWLDREKMSLTSMLSELKPLINKRRNEHD
- the hfq gene encoding RNA chaperone Hfq, encoding MIEKRNIQDEYLEKFKEEGKELTVFLTNGFQLRGTIVDFDQYVIDILSQGRHHLIYKHAISTFLEGTN
- a CDS encoding glutathione peroxidase: MHLYDIEVPKTDGTTYPLSQYKGDVLLIVNTASECGLTPQFQGLQKLYETYSDRGFTVLGFPSNQFGKQEPGSGAEAATNCQLNYGVTFPMHEKIEVNGEHAHPLYQYLKSQKSGVFGDKIKWNFTKFLIDREGHVVKRFSPQKTPEHLIDDIEKLL
- the hflX gene encoding GTPase HflX; translation: MGKTELHLTQSAKETAVLVGVDVYQSDYDFDSTMAELNALAYTCDLEVKGQWSQHRNHVDYKFYIGKGKLAEIKDFIAFHDIDVVVTNDELTTTQSKNLNTQLGVKIIDRTQLILEIFALRARSKEGKLQVEYAQLDYLLPRLMGHGKSLSRLGGGIGTRGPGETKLETDRRHIRTRMNEIKRKLSEVEAHRERYRNKRGQNHVFQAALIGYTNAGKSSWFNTLTDAATYEQDLLFATLDPKARQLNINNGFEMVISDTVGFIQKLPTSLIEAFKSTLEEARQADLLIHVVDASHADYKIQYDTVKEIIRELDMDYIPQVVIFNKRDLHTGARPIADQVSVFVSSKNPDDIEKVKTLIIEAIQKQFRFYQIQLESQCAEKLYQLKQQTLVTRLEYDEETDQYMIEGYQKQ